In Candidatus Promineifilum breve, one genomic interval encodes:
- a CDS encoding glycosyltransferase family 39 protein, with protein MSGRSRFLSDGNARTRGRFFQAVPILLLFMGGLLARLVALGRYVTPDEAIWVYRSLRFREALLAGRWADTLVAGHPGVTTTWLGALGMSVQMAFDGGARAAYDWLTTMAGLTPENVEAFRRLALLLSGGRVAVALVNALGIVAVYWLARRLWGGPAALLAALFLAFDPFLAGLSGLLHVDGLSATFSTLALLLLISGIHARETPEAKRRLWLALAGAAAGLAVLSKTPTLLLLPLSGAAMLWPVACDRDRPARSRLLRFVFDALAWGAALLATVVVLYPALWVAPLDVLAMVGGSANRHLDEALRETFFMGRIAFDHGPLFYPVVLLWRLSPVVWLALIPAVGWVIDRRRRALSTDAVWPVALLLLWVVLFLLAITPAAKKFDRYILPVVPALLILAAVAWAGWVKAWPRLGGRLLTVLAAGQMIYWLAFAAYPLTAYNPLVGGARTAVAMLPIGWGEGIGAAARRLAATQPGVVAERAMAGVVPSLAPFFPGQTLVAGLDDPATADYVIVTLGGRQLDPAGVAAQTAGLELLSTEHFGGLDQAWTYRNPTPVAAAVPPPLSDAITFGERITLTAFGRQVASDLLTLALRWRRGAPPAADERFTLRLAVQDTAGNVWVAQEADLLNDVAFFPPDWATDESGTVRYRLELPPGMPPATYQVMLSVIDRNTNGQLPARGAAGELLGVMVNVGEIVTPAPETVVTATRMQIAVAGGRMWLDGRLQLLGAGQTAGEALAGSRLPVELFWHVPQGTLPPGLELAWTLRDATGTARPVHTSPLSRYDTGLWRTGESIHEMYRVPLPPDLPPGPYSLEIALVTPAAGVSEEPYRLADVQINNIERHYEAEVAVPFAVSFGALDLLGLATADLSARPGESPEVTLYWQKRAPHGEVYSVFVHVLDEAGAIVQQADHWPGGLPTDILDAGQIVTDRFPIPLPADLPPGDYRLRVGLYSADSGLRLPVLGADDTSAIGETGDSVMLPAVLRVRP; from the coding sequence ATGTCTGGCAGAAGCCGATTTCTCTCTGATGGGAATGCTCGCACGCGGGGGCGATTCTTCCAGGCCGTCCCGATCCTGCTGCTATTCATGGGTGGGCTGTTGGCCCGGCTGGTGGCCCTCGGCCGCTACGTCACCCCGGATGAGGCTATCTGGGTCTATCGCTCGCTCCGCTTTCGCGAGGCGCTGCTGGCCGGGCGCTGGGCCGACACGCTCGTCGCCGGGCATCCGGGCGTGACGACCACGTGGCTGGGCGCGCTGGGCATGTCGGTTCAGATGGCCTTCGACGGCGGCGCGCGGGCGGCCTACGACTGGCTGACGACGATGGCCGGCCTGACGCCCGAGAACGTCGAGGCTTTCCGACGATTGGCTTTGTTGCTGTCCGGCGGCCGGGTGGCCGTGGCCCTGGTCAACGCGTTGGGCATCGTTGCCGTTTATTGGCTGGCGCGGCGACTGTGGGGCGGGCCGGCGGCGCTCTTGGCCGCGCTCTTCCTGGCTTTTGACCCTTTTCTTGCCGGCTTGTCAGGGCTGCTCCACGTCGATGGCCTGAGCGCGACGTTTTCCACCCTCGCGTTGTTGCTATTGATCTCCGGCATTCACGCCCGCGAGACCCCGGAGGCCAAGCGCCGCCTGTGGCTGGCATTAGCTGGGGCGGCGGCCGGGCTGGCCGTGCTCAGCAAGACGCCAACGCTGCTCCTGTTGCCGCTGTCGGGAGCGGCCATGCTGTGGCCCGTGGCGTGCGACCGTGACCGGCCGGCGCGGTCGCGCCTGTTGCGCTTCGTGTTCGACGCGCTGGCCTGGGGCGCGGCTTTGCTGGCGACGGTCGTCGTGCTCTATCCGGCGCTGTGGGTCGCCCCGCTGGACGTGCTGGCGATGGTCGGCGGCAGCGCCAACCGCCACCTCGACGAGGCGTTGCGCGAGACGTTTTTCATGGGCCGGATAGCGTTTGATCACGGCCCGCTGTTCTATCCCGTCGTCCTGCTGTGGCGGCTCAGTCCGGTGGTGTGGCTGGCCCTCATCCCAGCGGTGGGGTGGGTGATCGACCGGCGGCGGCGTGCCTTGTCCACGGATGCCGTCTGGCCGGTGGCGCTGTTGCTGCTGTGGGTTGTCCTCTTCCTGCTGGCGATTACCCCCGCGGCCAAGAAGTTCGACCGCTACATCCTGCCCGTCGTGCCCGCGCTGCTCATCCTGGCCGCCGTGGCCTGGGCGGGCTGGGTCAAAGCCTGGCCGAGGCTGGGCGGCCGGCTGCTAACGGTGCTGGCGGCGGGACAAATGATCTATTGGTTGGCCTTTGCCGCCTACCCATTGACGGCCTACAACCCGCTGGTGGGCGGGGCGCGCACCGCCGTCGCCATGCTGCCCATCGGCTGGGGTGAGGGCATCGGCGCGGCCGCCCGGCGGCTGGCGGCAACTCAGCCGGGGGTCGTCGCTGAGCGGGCCATGGCCGGCGTCGTCCCGTCGCTGGCCCCCTTCTTTCCCGGCCAAACGCTGGTTGCCGGGCTTGATGACCCGGCGACGGCCGACTACGTGATCGTCACGCTGGGCGGGCGGCAACTCGATCCGGCCGGTGTGGCCGCCCAGACGGCCGGGCTGGAACTGCTGTCCACCGAGCACTTCGGCGGTCTCGATCAGGCGTGGACGTATCGCAATCCCACGCCGGTCGCCGCGGCCGTTCCGCCGCCGCTGAGCGACGCAATTACCTTCGGCGAGCGCATCACATTGACCGCCTTCGGCCGGCAGGTGGCGAGCGATTTGCTCACCCTGGCGTTGCGATGGCGGCGTGGCGCGCCCCCGGCCGCCGACGAACGATTCACCTTGCGCCTGGCCGTTCAGGATACGGCGGGCAACGTCTGGGTCGCGCAGGAGGCCGACTTGCTCAACGACGTGGCCTTCTTCCCCCCGGATTGGGCCACGGATGAGAGCGGCACCGTGCGCTATCGCCTCGAATTGCCGCCGGGCATGCCGCCCGCGACCTATCAGGTCATGCTGTCGGTCATCGACCGGAATACGAATGGTCAATTGCCGGCTCGCGGCGCGGCGGGCGAATTGCTGGGGGTCATGGTCAATGTCGGTGAAATCGTCACCCCGGCTCCGGAAACCGTCGTCACGGCCACCCGGATGCAGATTGCCGTTGCCGGCGGCCGGATGTGGCTTGACGGCCGCTTGCAGTTGCTCGGCGCGGGCCAAACGGCCGGCGAGGCATTGGCCGGCAGCCGTTTGCCGGTCGAACTGTTCTGGCACGTGCCACAGGGGACACTGCCGCCGGGTCTGGAGTTGGCCTGGACATTGCGCGACGCGACCGGCACGGCTCGTCCCGTCCACACCTCGCCCCTGAGCCGCTACGACACCGGCCTCTGGCGCACGGGTGAATCCATCCACGAGATGTACCGCGTTCCCCTGCCGCCCGATCTGCCACCCGGCCCGTATTCGCTGGAGATCGCCCTCGTAACGCCGGCTGCGGGCGTATCCGAAGAGCCGTATCGTCTGGCCGACGTACAGATTAACAATATCGAGCGCCACTATGAAGCGGAGGTAGCGGTTCCGTTTGCCGTGAGCTTTGGCGCGCTCGATCTGTTGGGGCTGGCGACGGCCGACCTGTCGGCCCGCCCTGGCGAATCCCCGGAGGTGACGCTCTATTGGCAAAAACGCGCCCCCCACGGCGAGGTCTACTCGGTCTTCGTCCACGTGCTGGATGAGGCGGGGGCCATCGTCCAGCAGGCGGATCATTGGCCGGGCGGGCTGCCGACCGACATCCTCGACGCCGGGCAGATCGTCACCGACCGCTTCCCCATCCCGTTGCCGGCCGACTTGCCGCCCGGCGATTATCGCCTGCGGGTGGGTCTCTACTCGGCCGACAGCGGGCTACGCCTGCCGGTGCTCGGCGCCGACGACACGAGCGCCATCGGCGAGACCGGCGATAGCGTGATGCTACCGGCCGTGCTGCGGGTGCGGCCATGA
- a CDS encoding 30S ribosomal protein S1: MSYDSATRALLREGEEILVFIDNPEDNNGNIILSYRRAAEEADWQLAGDLLESQEAIETEIVGFNKGGVLVSVGQLRGFVPNSQLRRDRLPDGDGENRQRSYQSLVGQPVLAKVIEVDRPRNRLILSEQAASREIRQARKGELFANLQEGAILEGQVVNLAEFGIFVDIGGIEGLVHLSEMSWKRIQRPGDMVQKGDRVKVQILSVDHERQRVALSMKRLEADPWSRIDELYRVGQLVEAEITRLTKFGAFARVYDDYQLEGLIHISELAEDRVEQVRDVVKPNDKITVRIIRLDAKQRQVGLSLRQVASDKYIEEDLALMSG; encoded by the coding sequence GTGAGTTACGATTCGGCGACGCGCGCTTTATTGCGCGAGGGCGAGGAGATACTCGTCTTCATCGATAACCCCGAAGACAACAACGGCAACATTATCCTGTCCTATCGCCGCGCGGCCGAGGAAGCGGATTGGCAACTGGCCGGCGACCTGCTCGAATCGCAGGAAGCGATTGAGACGGAGATCGTTGGATTCAATAAGGGTGGCGTGCTGGTCAGCGTCGGCCAATTGCGGGGCTTTGTGCCCAACTCGCAATTGCGGCGCGACCGGCTACCGGACGGCGACGGCGAGAACCGCCAGCGCTCCTACCAATCGCTGGTCGGGCAGCCGGTGCTGGCTAAGGTCATCGAAGTCGACCGGCCGCGCAATCGCCTCATCCTCTCCGAGCAAGCCGCCTCGCGCGAGATTCGCCAGGCGCGCAAAGGCGAACTCTTCGCCAATTTGCAGGAAGGGGCCATCCTCGAAGGGCAGGTGGTGAACCTGGCCGAGTTCGGCATCTTCGTCGACATCGGCGGCATCGAGGGTCTGGTGCATCTGTCGGAGATGAGCTGGAAACGCATCCAGCGGCCCGGCGACATGGTTCAGAAGGGCGACCGGGTGAAGGTCCAGATTCTCAGCGTGGATCACGAGCGTCAGCGCGTGGCCCTGAGCATGAAGCGCCTGGAAGCCGACCCGTGGTCGCGCATTGACGAACTGTATCGCGTCGGTCAACTGGTGGAGGCGGAGATCACCCGCCTGACCAAGTTTGGGGCGTTTGCCCGCGTCTATGATGATTATCAACTGGAGGGTTTGATCCATATCTCCGAACTGGCCGAGGATCGGGTCGAGCAAGTGCGCGACGTCGTGAAACCCAACGACAAAATTACCGTCCGCATTATCCGCCTTGACGCCAAACAGCGGCAAGTCGGCTTGAGCCTGCGCCAGGTGGCGTCGGACAAGTATATTGAAGAAGATCTGGCGTTGATGAGCGGATAA
- a CDS encoding ATP-dependent Clp protease ATP-binding subunit has product MNSKNWERFTQRARRVLSLAQEEAERLNHSYIGSEHVLIGLLQEEGGVAGRVLRDLGLEVTRVQAMVERLSGGQSTRTPFTKTELSPSTKRILEYAVEEARRMGQHYISTEHLLLGLARQNEGLAIDVLRKFGISAEQIRRQTRRMLKESPVSAAESPTPQQQQPRRPPPAKKEKSKTPLVDQLATDLTALAQEYALDPVIGRQTEIERVIQILARRTKNNPALIGQPGVGKTAIVEGLAQRIVDGQVPESLHNKRVLQLDVGSLVAGTMYRGQFEERLKRVIEELKSSDAILFIDEVHMLVGAGSAGSSVDAANILKPSLARGELQCIGATTLDEYRKYIESDAALERRFQPVRVDEPSAEETVQILKGIKGAYEQHHNLLISDEAIEAAVFLSTRYVTERYLPDKAIDLIDEGASRVRMYRVQQPTDVREAYDTLKDLRTQRNEAVEAGRFDDASRIREQEEDIQEQLNELRAGQNESDDSPVLTAEDVAEVLSMWTGIPVYQLTEEESARLLRMEEEMEKAIVGQKDAINAISKAVRRARAGLKDPRRPIGSFMFLGPTGVGKTELTKALATFLFGSEDALVQLDMSEFMERHNVARLVGSPPGYVGYEDAGQLTEAVRRRPYSIVVFDEIEKAHPEAFNLLLQIMEEGHLSDAKGQKVNFRNAIIILTSNVGADMIKKGGGLGFNFKQDAASLVEESYRDMQKKLMEQLKRSFRPEFLNRLDSVIVFRQLQPEDIRQIVDIQIGDVNERMDEHFLLLEATDAAKDWLAKNGYDAEYGARPLRRLIQQTVEDKLSDAVLSGEFEEGETVIVDVENDQIVLRHPTPAEAEEELLPTI; this is encoded by the coding sequence GTGAACTCTAAAAATTGGGAACGATTTACTCAGCGCGCTCGCCGCGTGTTGAGTTTGGCCCAGGAAGAGGCAGAGCGTCTCAACCACAGCTATATCGGCAGCGAGCACGTTCTGATCGGCTTGCTGCAAGAAGAGGGTGGCGTGGCCGGTCGCGTTCTGCGCGATCTTGGCCTCGAGGTAACCCGCGTACAGGCCATGGTCGAGCGCCTGTCGGGCGGCCAAAGTACGCGTACCCCCTTCACCAAGACCGAGCTTTCCCCCAGCACCAAGCGCATCCTGGAGTACGCCGTCGAAGAAGCGCGGCGCATGGGGCAGCATTACATCAGTACCGAGCATTTGCTCCTCGGTCTGGCCCGCCAGAACGAGGGGTTAGCCATCGACGTGCTGCGCAAATTCGGCATCAGCGCCGAGCAGATTCGCCGCCAGACCCGGCGCATGTTGAAGGAAAGCCCGGTCTCGGCCGCGGAATCACCGACGCCGCAACAGCAACAACCGCGCCGCCCGCCGCCGGCCAAGAAAGAGAAGAGCAAGACGCCGCTGGTCGACCAGTTGGCGACCGACCTGACGGCGCTGGCCCAGGAGTACGCCCTCGACCCGGTCATCGGCCGGCAGACGGAAATCGAGCGCGTTATCCAGATATTGGCCCGCCGCACCAAGAACAACCCGGCCCTCATCGGCCAGCCCGGCGTGGGCAAGACGGCCATCGTCGAAGGGCTGGCCCAGCGCATCGTTGACGGCCAGGTGCCGGAGTCGCTGCATAACAAGCGCGTCCTGCAACTGGACGTGGGTAGTCTGGTGGCGGGCACGATGTACCGCGGCCAGTTCGAGGAGCGCCTGAAGCGCGTCATCGAAGAGCTTAAATCGAGCGACGCCATCCTGTTCATCGACGAAGTCCACATGCTCGTCGGGGCGGGGTCGGCCGGCAGCTCGGTCGACGCGGCCAACATCCTCAAGCCGTCGCTGGCCCGCGGCGAATTGCAGTGCATCGGCGCGACGACGCTGGACGAGTACCGCAAGTACATCGAGAGCGACGCCGCCCTGGAGCGCCGCTTCCAGCCGGTGCGCGTCGATGAGCCGAGCGCCGAAGAGACAGTGCAAATCCTCAAGGGGATCAAGGGCGCTTATGAGCAGCACCACAACCTGCTCATATCGGATGAGGCCATCGAAGCGGCCGTCTTCCTGTCCACCCGTTACGTCACTGAGCGCTACCTGCCCGACAAGGCCATCGACCTGATCGACGAAGGCGCGTCGCGAGTGCGCATGTACCGCGTGCAGCAGCCGACCGACGTGCGCGAAGCCTACGACACGCTGAAAGACCTGCGCACCCAGCGCAACGAAGCCGTCGAGGCCGGGCGTTTTGACGACGCCTCGCGCATCCGCGAGCAGGAAGAGGACATCCAGGAACAACTCAACGAATTGCGCGCCGGGCAGAACGAGAGTGACGATTCGCCGGTGCTGACGGCCGAAGACGTGGCCGAAGTCCTGTCGATGTGGACGGGCATCCCCGTCTACCAACTGACCGAGGAAGAATCGGCCCGCCTGCTGCGCATGGAAGAGGAGATGGAGAAGGCCATCGTCGGCCAGAAGGACGCCATCAACGCCATCTCCAAGGCGGTGCGTCGCGCCCGCGCCGGTTTGAAAGACCCGCGCCGGCCGATCGGTTCGTTCATGTTCCTCGGCCCCACGGGCGTGGGCAAGACCGAACTGACCAAGGCCCTGGCGACGTTCCTGTTCGGCAGCGAGGACGCCCTGGTGCAACTCGACATGTCGGAGTTCATGGAACGCCACAACGTCGCCCGTCTCGTCGGTTCGCCGCCCGGCTACGTGGGCTACGAAGACGCCGGGCAGTTGACCGAAGCGGTGCGCCGCCGGCCCTACTCCATCGTCGTTTTTGACGAGATTGAGAAGGCTCACCCCGAGGCGTTCAACCTGCTGTTGCAGATCATGGAAGAGGGCCACCTCTCCGACGCCAAGGGGCAGAAGGTCAACTTCCGCAACGCGATCATCATCCTGACGTCCAACGTCGGCGCGGACATGATCAAGAAGGGTGGCGGCCTGGGCTTCAACTTCAAGCAGGACGCGGCCAGCCTCGTCGAAGAGAGCTACCGCGACATGCAGAAGAAGCTGATGGAGCAACTGAAGCGCAGCTTCCGGCCGGAGTTCCTCAACCGCCTCGACAGCGTCATCGTCTTCCGCCAGTTGCAGCCCGAGGACATCCGCCAGATCGTGGACATCCAGATCGGCGACGTCAACGAGCGCATGGATGAGCACTTCCTGCTGCTGGAAGCGACCGACGCGGCCAAGGATTGGCTGGCCAAGAACGGCTACGACGCCGAATACGGCGCGCGCCCCCTGCGCCGCCTCATCCAGCAGACGGTGGAGGACAAGCTGTCCGACGCCGTGCTGTCGGGCGAGTTCGAGGAAGGCGAGACGGTCATCGTCGACGTGGAGAATGACCAGATCGTGCTGCGGCATCCGACGCCGGCGGAGGCGGAGGAAGAGTTGTTGCCGACGATTTAG
- a CDS encoding SUMF1/EgtB/PvdO family nonheme iron enzyme has product MDPFSAAFLSGLASNLAKGVAGSLTGTLKRQVAGTPAHQALERSLYAGVVALAAQSTAAEKEQAQLLASIFEEFFHYQAVWVQLGGLLKDRPLDHDQLRDLFNDAGFDEATLPNLNFDAGLDAFAAAFVEVADGEPDLQGIVQIGQLRQQTQLQTDLLTQVKALVAFLQQTSLPLTVENGHLRAPGGQIIFHFSGNLEGAILNIEPPTPDSDQSAVGYQKQKARLDEQLRPYLETVVRRSGRLPLGPLNPGGHDTAHLALLKVFISLDAGERVVHENGVLRHYTSTVAHAHENERLVILGDPGSGKSTLFRYLSFCLSNHRLSADDQWLNNLSWTEQQLIVPPDEDASSYVTRFDKTMRSLGNEALLFESRVRKKNKADDPQPAVRQWIRPSLVPIQIELRDFAQTDFDPKSPVAFWKYVCEQMERDDLAEAIPALKAAAQRGEVLFLFDGVDEVLPARRSDIWRAVGALAGGPYGGCRWITACRVLSFVADEAPAGLPVLTLSPLTEEQIDVFVANWYAALTEAGERVPPRAAESLVAATRRSRLRTLARNPMLLTIMALVQTYYGTLPDERARLYQQCVETLLLRWQRHKEESDREMPGLLAELGTNQQELERLLWEIAWQAHSQGFKPEATDADEDDEQAADIPESDVMTIARHALGSWGRAEQFIEYTERRAHLLLGRGGVSGRVFTFPHRTFQEYLAACHLASDRRFGYRAAELAREGDYWREVLNLAAGTLVFNQNNREKALDAIAQMLPAARPAMDDEAGWRCVWLAGEMTEVVGREAATRDPTGHKLLPQLRDYLAFMIGEGLLNPVQRAAAGRALGRLGDPRPGVGVIVRDGLRLPDIAWGEAVPAGSYTIGGDIRALEAKQRTITIDRPYQLARYPVTYAQFDCFLIAHDYADERWWAGMPLKEEAYGMRYGLRELSEPVWPIDNHPRERISWYQAVAFGRWLSDKLGYVVELPHEYEWEVAARYPDGRFYPWGNDLDAARANTSEGGIGQTSAVGIFPQGANPALGLYDLSGNVWEWCRNKHEQPDNDGVDATAARRVVRGGSWNNFRNFVRAASRDNPHPNDRDYNLGCRLVRRPPSRPL; this is encoded by the coding sequence ATGGACCCGTTCTCGGCCGCATTTCTCTCCGGTCTGGCTTCTAACCTGGCCAAAGGAGTTGCCGGTAGCCTTACAGGTACGCTGAAGCGTCAGGTGGCGGGCACACCGGCCCACCAAGCTCTGGAACGCAGCCTGTATGCTGGTGTTGTCGCTCTGGCCGCCCAATCCACAGCGGCCGAAAAGGAACAGGCCCAACTCCTGGCGAGCATCTTCGAGGAGTTCTTCCACTATCAGGCGGTGTGGGTACAGTTGGGTGGACTGCTGAAAGACCGGCCCCTTGACCACGACCAGTTGCGTGATCTTTTCAACGACGCCGGCTTTGACGAGGCCACACTGCCCAATCTGAATTTCGACGCCGGGCTGGACGCCTTCGCCGCCGCGTTCGTCGAGGTGGCCGATGGCGAGCCGGATTTACAGGGCATTGTCCAGATCGGGCAGTTGCGGCAGCAGACGCAACTGCAGACCGATCTGCTAACCCAGGTCAAAGCCCTCGTCGCCTTTCTACAACAGACCTCGCTTCCGCTGACAGTAGAAAACGGTCATTTGCGCGCACCAGGCGGGCAGATCATCTTTCATTTCTCCGGAAACCTTGAGGGGGCGATCCTCAATATCGAGCCGCCAACCCCGGATTCGGATCAATCGGCGGTTGGATATCAGAAGCAGAAGGCGCGGTTGGACGAGCAACTACGACCCTACCTCGAAACAGTAGTACGGCGCAGTGGCCGCCTGCCGTTGGGGCCACTCAACCCTGGCGGCCACGACACGGCCCATTTGGCGTTGCTGAAGGTATTCATCAGTTTGGATGCGGGCGAGCGAGTGGTGCATGAGAATGGCGTCCTGCGCCACTATACGTCGACCGTCGCTCATGCCCATGAGAACGAGCGGCTCGTCATCCTCGGCGATCCCGGTTCGGGCAAATCGACGCTGTTTCGCTATCTCTCCTTCTGCTTAAGCAATCATCGGTTAAGCGCCGACGATCAATGGTTAAATAACCTAAGTTGGACCGAGCAGCAATTAATAGTTCCGCCTGACGAAGATGCTTCATCCTACGTGACCAGATTCGACAAGACAATGCGCTCTTTGGGAAATGAAGCTCTATTGTTTGAGTCGAGGGTCAGAAAGAAAAATAAGGCCGATGACCCTCAACCGGCCGTGAGGCAGTGGATCAGACCCTCTCTAGTGCCTATTCAAATCGAGTTGCGAGATTTCGCTCAGACCGATTTCGATCCCAAGTCACCGGTCGCCTTCTGGAAGTATGTTTGCGAGCAAATGGAACGGGACGACCTGGCCGAGGCCATCCCCGCGCTGAAAGCCGCGGCCCAACGGGGCGAGGTGTTGTTCCTGTTTGACGGCGTGGACGAGGTGCTGCCGGCCCGTCGCTCCGACATCTGGCGGGCCGTCGGCGCGCTGGCCGGCGGGCCATACGGCGGTTGCCGCTGGATTACCGCTTGCCGTGTCCTGTCGTTTGTGGCCGACGAAGCGCCCGCGGGTTTGCCGGTACTGACATTATCACCCTTGACCGAAGAGCAGATTGATGTCTTCGTCGCCAACTGGTACGCGGCGTTGACTGAAGCCGGCGAACGGGTCCCACCTCGCGCGGCTGAGAGCCTGGTCGCGGCCACGCGCCGTTCCCGGCTGCGCACACTGGCCCGCAACCCGATGCTGTTGACGATCATGGCCCTGGTGCAGACTTACTACGGCACGTTGCCCGACGAACGCGCCCGCCTCTATCAGCAATGCGTCGAAACCCTTCTCTTGCGCTGGCAACGCCACAAGGAAGAGAGCGACCGCGAGATGCCCGGTCTGTTGGCCGAGTTAGGGACCAATCAGCAGGAATTAGAGCGCCTACTTTGGGAGATTGCCTGGCAGGCGCATAGCCAGGGGTTCAAGCCGGAGGCGACTGACGCCGACGAAGACGATGAGCAGGCGGCCGACATTCCCGAAAGTGACGTCATGACCATCGCCCGCCACGCCCTGGGCAGCTGGGGCCGCGCCGAGCAGTTCATTGAGTACACCGAGCGCCGCGCCCACTTGCTGCTGGGGCGTGGCGGGGTCAGCGGCCGGGTCTTCACGTTTCCCCACCGGACGTTCCAGGAATATCTGGCTGCGTGCCATCTGGCTTCTGACAGGCGGTTTGGCTATCGGGCGGCGGAACTGGCCCGCGAGGGCGACTATTGGCGCGAGGTATTGAATCTGGCGGCCGGCACCCTGGTCTTTAATCAGAACAACCGGGAGAAGGCTTTGGACGCTATTGCCCAAATGCTACCCGCGGCGCGGCCGGCCATGGATGACGAGGCGGGGTGGCGGTGTGTCTGGCTGGCCGGCGAAATGACCGAGGTTGTCGGCCGCGAAGCGGCCACGCGCGACCCAACCGGGCACAAACTTCTGCCCCAATTACGAGATTATCTGGCTTTCATGATTGGGGAAGGGCTGTTGAATCCGGTTCAACGCGCCGCTGCCGGCCGCGCCCTCGGTCGCCTCGGCGACCCGCGGCCCGGCGTCGGCGTTATCGTTCGCGACGGCCTGCGCCTGCCCGACATCGCCTGGGGCGAGGCCGTGCCCGCCGGCAGCTATACTATCGGCGGCGATATACGCGCCCTCGAAGCCAAGCAGCGGACGATCACCATTGATCGGCCATACCAACTGGCCCGCTATCCGGTCACCTATGCCCAGTTCGATTGCTTCCTGATCGCCCACGATTACGCCGACGAACGCTGGTGGGCCGGCATGCCGCTCAAAGAAGAAGCCTATGGGATGCGCTACGGCCTGCGCGAGTTGAGCGAGCCGGTATGGCCGATCGACAACCATCCGCGCGAGCGGATTAGCTGGTATCAGGCCGTCGCCTTTGGCCGCTGGTTGAGCGACAAGTTGGGTTACGTTGTCGAATTGCCGCACGAATACGAATGGGAGGTGGCCGCCCGCTACCCCGACGGCCGCTTCTATCCCTGGGGCAACGATTTGGACGCCGCCAGGGCCAATACGTCTGAAGGCGGTATCGGCCAGACGTCGGCTGTCGGCATCTTCCCCCAAGGGGCTAATCCGGCGCTAGGCCTGTATGACCTGAGCGGCAACGTCTGGGAGTGGTGCCGCAACAAACACGAGCAACCCGACAATGACGGCGTTGACGCGACCGCGGCGCGGCGCGTGGTGCGCGGCGGCTCGTGGAACAACTTCCGTAACTTCGTTCGCGCGGCCTCTCGCGACAACCCCCATCCGAACGATCGCGACTACAATCTCGGCTGTCGGCTGGTGCGCCGTCCCCCATCTCGCCCGCTCTGA